The genomic window ACGACGTGGACGGAGATGGTGTAATCGACACCACGTCAACTCCGGACGAGGTTTTCGGGACCTCAGCAACGCCGCCCACAACACAAAGTCCAGTCGTCTTCGGATGCGAGCAACCTGATTTGGTTTTTACTGAATCGTATGCGACTCATGATGTTCGAGTGCGGGACACGGATCTCGATGGCGACGGTCGGAAAGGAAATGCTGCCCCGGACCAGGATGAGGATACTGACCAAGTTCGTATCCCCCAGGGTTCTTTGTTTATGGAACTGTATTGCCCTCGTCGTCGGGTGATCGCTCCAAATGCAGACCCTAATACAGCAGGGATTCCTCGTGAGCTCTACGACGTAGATACAACCGGAGCAAACGTTTCTTACTCGTTGGATTTGGAACGAACAATCACGACCTACTTCGACGGGACGACTTGGGGAGATACAACGACGACGGCGTACGAGGTCCCAATCTGGCGGATTGCAATCAGCGAGCCACACTTTGAATCGCCTGTCGCTGCGACAACTCCCGCCGCGAATGCAAATTCACCGATTGTATTGCGAGACACGCTGCCCGATACGCTGTCGTTCCACCCCGAGCTTGCATCGCCGAATTCACTGGATGAAATCGACGACACAGCAGCAAATCTAAATCTTGAGCGATTTGTTTTCTTCACTGACTACGCAGATACAGCGGAGCTGCAAACCGCCATCACGCCGCTGCCAGACATCACCGAGCAGGCGAGTGTGTTTTTCAATTACAGCGGTACCACCGCTTCGCTCTTTCCGGAGCAATACCTGACGCTGGCGCCTCGCGTTAGAACGAATCTCGGTAGTCTCGTTTACGCCGCAGGGCCCGGAGGACCGAGCGAGCAAGCGTTTGAGATTCAGAACGCAGCTCCAGCCGTCGGTTTAATTCAGTTCGATGCGGCAGGCAACTCGCTGACGCCAAACACGTCGACCGATATTCTTCCGGGACTGTCGCTTCCGATGTCAGGGTTCCCTGCCGGCGATTGGTCAAACATTGGGACGACGTCGCCGAATGGAATCGGTTTGAACGTGTCCGAGCCGCTAGCGATTGCTCCTGGCGATTATTACGCCGAGCCGACCAATCGCTATCTGAACAACGCCGATTACCCGCTGACGGATGCCTACATTGAGCTTGATGCTGGAGGCAACACTATTGCTGGTGTCGTTCGAGACGAACCTGAAGACATGCAAGCCGGGCGTCCTATTCGAGAATTGACCGAGGCGTTTGTGAACTCCGCGACGGTCGCAGATCCAATGCTTGGCACGGTTCCAAACTACCGCACGGCCTTTCTGCAGCGACTTGCTGATCCGACGCGTGGCTTTCATCCTACTTTGAATCCTTACCGCACACTTGATCAGATCGCGATTGATTTGACGGTATTCAGTGGGGAGGAAACTCCATCGAACGTGACGAGCCCAGGGGATCCAGCGGCTACTGCGACAATCGAAGTGGACTACGCCGGAGGTAGTCGCCAACGCGACGGCATTGGCATGAATGGAACCGGGGCCAACCTGCTGTATTCGTACAGCACCGACGTTCCGGCTGCCGTTCCCAATGCCGGTGGAACGGACTATTTCAACTTAGGAACTGATATTCAAACAACGTTTAATTATCTGAATACCAACTTTGGCGTTCGAGCGACGACGCCAATTCGTGGTCGGCCTGCAAACCCATTCGCGATGCATCCGTGGTTGAATCGTCCGTTTGCAACTCCTCATGAGTTGATGATGGTGCCTGCGTGTTCGGCAGGTCGCTTGTTTGAGGAGTTCAGTGTGGTTGACCCGGCTGATCCAGACCCCGAAACGCTTGCTGAAGGCGAAACGAATACTACGGACGCGACTTACGCAGTAACATTCGTTTCCCCATTTCGTCATTTGTTGAATTTCTTCAACAGTGAGAATGTAAAGGATGGCGCGGCAGCTTCCGCTGCTGAGTTCAGTACCTTGTTCGAGTTCGTTGGAACTCCGCCACCGTTCCCTAGTGAGTCGGAAGTCATTGTTCCAGCAGCAATTGCCGGTTCTCCACTCGCAGATCTCTATTCAGCTCCGTTCAATTTCAATCAAGACAACCGACGGATTGGAAAAATCAATCTCAACACAATTGAAGAGTTCGTTGTCTGGAAAGGGTTGATGCAGGGACACTTGAATACTGGAGAATACACATCTGCTTCTGGTACGGGGACAGCGACCCAATTGTCATACAATGAATTTGTTGAGTCGCGGCGTGGATATGTTCCTCCCGGAACGAAGACGACGGTGGTCGCGTCAAACGCCTCGACTCCTGTGAACTACTTGCCCAATCAGTTGGACCCACGTTACCCAACACAGTTCGCGGGTGTCTTTAAGCGTGACTCAACGGGGCATCTAGCTCCTCAATTGCGGGACCTTCCGACAACCGGCAACGATGACCGAGAGGATTTACGTCGGCGGCGTGTGAACGCAGGTTTGTTGCGAATGGCGGGTTCGCTGGATGACCAAGAGTCCACGGGGGGCACGTCGCCGAATCCTGTGTCGCTGTTCGTCCGCGAGTCCACTCAAACTCCTGCCATCGCACCTACCAACCTTCACCTGAATCGCAATCGAAATGCATTCTTGAAATACCAAACATTGTCTCGGATGCCGAATCTGACTTCGGACAATTCACAGACTTTTGTTGTTCGGATTACCCTTGGTTTCTTTGAGGTCGACGCGACCAATACCAACAATCTGGGGAAAGAGTACAAGGAAGACATGGGGGAAAATGAACGCTTTCACGCGTTGTTTATCGTCGACCGCTCTATCCCGGTTGGTTTTATTCCGGGCCAAGATGTCAATGCACGTGACACTGTTGTTTTTGAACGGTTCTATCAGTGAGGAAGCATGGTCGATTCAAGATCGTTGATATCGACTGATTCTAGGACAATCAATGAATATAACTTCCTACCCTCGTTGTCTTCGCCGATTCGCGAGCAAGCATAGCGGCTTCACGCTTGTGGAAATGCTTATCGCGATGGCCGTCACGCTTTTGATGATGGCCGCAGTCGCACGGGCATTCGCGTTCGTCGGTGCACGGATTCGTGAGAGCCGCGCGAACGTTCAACTCTCGAACGACCTCCGAGATATCACGACCCGGATAAGCGATGAGGGGACGCGTCGCACGGTCAAGCTAACACCCAATCTCGGTGGTCCTGATCAAGCCGGCTATTTTCTTTACCACGAGGGCCCGGTCACGGATGCGACGTCTTCGTTGTTTCGTGCGTTTACCAATTCGGACGGATCAATCGATTTACCTGACTCTCGTTACGGTGACTTCGATGACTACGTCGCATTCACCGCGATTGCTCCAAAAGGAAGTTGGTTTACGGGAAAGGTGCCCCGCTACATTCTGGAGATGAAAGCTGCGGAAGTCGCAGGTACGACATACACGCTGCCTGCAGATGACCCGGGCACGCCGAACATTGACGAGAGTCAGGTGCCGTTTGAACCTGTGATGATTCAATCAAGGTTTGCGGAGATCGTTTATTTCGCCAGTCCTGAGTATCCCAATGTGGCGGCCGACGACCCCGCTTACCTTCGCTATACAGATGTGGACGGCGATTTCGATTTAGGAAGCGGCGCGGCGATCGAAAACGGGCTACCAGATCGTCTCAAAATTCATCGTCGAGTGTTACTGATTCGACCGGATCTGAATCTGTCGGGCGGCGCTTTGCCGATCCAGAATCGTAACGTTGGTGGCACGTCGGTGCCTTTTATGAGGGCTGACGTTTGGCCAGTGGCAACGACAGCGACGGTGCGTAGTACCGCGACAACTGCTGATGGTTGGGCGTACGGATTGGCTGGTATTCATCAACAGTGTGACCTGTCGATCCGACGTGTGCTGAATGCATCCGGAAACCCAACCATATCGGTAGCGGCCAATTCTCTGGAAGATCTGTCGATTCCACACAATCGTTTTGGTCATGTTCGAATTCCAAATTCAGTGTTGACTGGAAGCGGAGGTGCGGCTCCGACGTCCATGCCGGTCTTGGCGTTGTCCGGTCCCGCCACCGTGTTGAATATGCTGAACCTTTCAGCGTCGACTCCTCGTATTGCGCCGCCGCTTTCAAGTTCTGGGGCTGCACCGGTCGTTACTCCCAGCCGGCTTTGTGGCTTCATTCGGCGCGAGTTTGTCTTGGGGGATAACAGCACCCATCTGAATCCGGGGACTTACTGGGGAGGAGATCGACGCGGTGAAGACGTTGTGGTCAACAATGCATTGAGTTTCGATGTCAAGATCTTCGACCCCAACGTGGCATTGTTTGCGACGACGACGGGGCTAGTTGTAAGTCCCAGCGATGCGGGGTACCGGGAGACACTGCTCGAAGCAATCGATACTTCAACCGCGCCCGTGCTCAACGGTGATTTTGTTGATCTTTGCTACCCTGTCCTAGCCGGTGGATCTTTGAGAGGCTGGCAGCCGCGGTACCTCGACCGGGTTGATACCACTGCGGGAACAACCATCGCTGCGACTGGGGGTTACTTGTTCACACCGTTTTCTGGTTTGAACTTGTTTTCCAATGCATCTCAATCCTATTCCAATTCGCTTTATAGGTCTGGGCGAGTTGCAACGTCGGCGGTGAACACGATCGCTCTCTTTCAACCGGCCTTTGACACCTACACATCTCACTACGAGAAAGATGGTCTTCAGCAGGGACGCCTGAGTGCGGCAACCGAAGGAACCAGATGGGCAACCTCGGGCACCAATATCGATCGAGGTGCGGACGGAATCGATGGTGTCGGAATCTACAGCGGAGGTGCGGCGCCATTGAGCGCGAGGTACGGCCCCGATGATCTGGGTGAACGGGAAACGCAACCGCCGTTCCTGGATACTCCTGAAGCAATCCAGATTTCAGTGCGTCTTGAGAATCCTGCCACGAGGCAGATACGTCAAGCAAGTGTGACTCTTCGCGACTGAGCCGTTGTTCGGTTGTCGAGTATTTCCAGTGAGGTTGTGAG from Rhodopirellula halodulae includes these protein-coding regions:
- a CDS encoding prepilin-type N-terminal cleavage/methylation domain-containing protein, whose product is MNITSYPRCLRRFASKHSGFTLVEMLIAMAVTLLMMAAVARAFAFVGARIRESRANVQLSNDLRDITTRISDEGTRRTVKLTPNLGGPDQAGYFLYHEGPVTDATSSLFRAFTNSDGSIDLPDSRYGDFDDYVAFTAIAPKGSWFTGKVPRYILEMKAAEVAGTTYTLPADDPGTPNIDESQVPFEPVMIQSRFAEIVYFASPEYPNVAADDPAYLRYTDVDGDFDLGSGAAIENGLPDRLKIHRRVLLIRPDLNLSGGALPIQNRNVGGTSVPFMRADVWPVATTATVRSTATTADGWAYGLAGIHQQCDLSIRRVLNASGNPTISVAANSLEDLSIPHNRFGHVRIPNSVLTGSGGAAPTSMPVLALSGPATVLNMLNLSASTPRIAPPLSSSGAAPVVTPSRLCGFIRREFVLGDNSTHLNPGTYWGGDRRGEDVVVNNALSFDVKIFDPNVALFATTTGLVVSPSDAGYRETLLEAIDTSTAPVLNGDFVDLCYPVLAGGSLRGWQPRYLDRVDTTAGTTIAATGGYLFTPFSGLNLFSNASQSYSNSLYRSGRVATSAVNTIALFQPAFDTYTSHYEKDGLQQGRLSAATEGTRWATSGTNIDRGADGIDGVGIYSGGAAPLSARYGPDDLGERETQPPFLDTPEAIQISVRLENPATRQIRQASVTLRD